One stretch of Desulfovulcanus ferrireducens DNA includes these proteins:
- a CDS encoding NifU family protein: MREKVEQVLDKIRPTLQADGGDVELVEVTDNGIVKVRLKGACQGCPMSQMTLKNGIERLLLKEIPELKAVEAV; encoded by the coding sequence ATGCGTGAAAAAGTTGAGCAAGTTCTGGATAAAATCAGGCCTACTTTACAGGCTGATGGTGGGGATGTAGAATTAGTTGAAGTGACAGATAACGGAATAGTCAAAGTAAGGCTAAAGGGTGCCTGCCAGGGTTGCCCCATGTCTCAGATGACTCTTAAAAATGGCATTGAACGCCTTCTTCTCAAAGAAATTCCGGAACTAAAGGCTGTAGAAGCAGTTTAA
- a CDS encoding sugar phosphate isomerase/epimerase family protein: MADQPTFLLSSGCLFHLPLSECARIARDAGFDGLELILNHPELLDVQQTMTQTRGMPILSLHAPFRQWSLWGGHLRAWEKSVILGNKLPELQNITLHPPAFKLSQLAHFWWYAKTRNLPEDLKANVGLSLENLPTVADNPFGRDPFKGHIEQCINKNVNLTLDVCHLGISNKDILQALDEFPLDILVNVHFSDARGLQEHLWPGDGELPLDNFLRLLREKKYGNLLTLEVGPATLPQKREEIVSKLKKFLDWVKNLFV, encoded by the coding sequence ATGGCCGACCAACCCACGTTCCTTCTTTCTTCAGGTTGCTTATTCCACCTGCCCCTGTCTGAATGCGCGCGAATTGCCAGGGATGCAGGTTTTGACGGACTCGAACTCATTCTCAATCACCCTGAACTTTTGGATGTTCAACAAACCATGACTCAAACCCGGGGCATGCCAATTTTAAGTCTGCATGCCCCTTTCAGGCAATGGAGTCTATGGGGTGGACACCTGCGGGCTTGGGAAAAAAGCGTTATTTTGGGGAATAAACTCCCGGAGCTGCAAAATATCACCTTGCATCCTCCAGCTTTCAAACTCAGTCAGCTCGCTCATTTCTGGTGGTATGCCAAAACCAGAAATTTGCCTGAAGATTTAAAGGCCAATGTAGGCTTATCTCTGGAAAATTTGCCTACAGTGGCAGACAATCCTTTTGGGCGAGATCCCTTTAAAGGACATATTGAGCAATGTATAAACAAAAATGTTAATCTGACTCTGGATGTGTGTCACCTCGGGATAAGCAACAAGGATATTCTTCAAGCCTTGGATGAGTTCCCCCTGGACATACTCGTCAATGTCCACTTTTCTGATGCACGCGGTCTACAGGAGCATCTTTGGCCAGGCGATGGAGAATTGCCTTTGGATAATTTTCTGCGTTTGTTAAGAGAAAAGAAGTACGGCAATCTTTTGACTTTGGAAGTGGGTCCGGCTACTCTGCCGCAAAAAAGAGAGGAAATTGTGTCTAAGCTTAAAAAATTTTTAGATTGGGTTAAAAATTTATTTGTTTGA
- a CDS encoding CBS and ACT domain-containing protein, which translates to MLIKDWMTKDVITVTPDTSMMKASKILKDKNIRRLPVVDERGKLVGIVTDRDIKEASPSKATTLDVHELYYLLSEIKVKDIMTPNPYTININDTVEKAAAKMLDKKIEGLPVVDDDQNVVGIITDTDIFKVLVNITGVYLDGVQMGFKLPNEPGSLKKILDDLRAHKARIISILSAYEQPEPGFRHVYIRIHGMEKAEENKLRAELEQKYDLLFWVRDHFYPKVS; encoded by the coding sequence ATGCTAATTAAGGATTGGATGACCAAAGATGTTATCACTGTTACCCCTGACACATCTATGATGAAGGCTTCTAAAATTTTGAAGGATAAAAATATTCGTAGATTGCCGGTTGTAGATGAAAGGGGCAAGTTGGTGGGCATTGTCACCGACAGAGATATTAAAGAGGCTTCCCCATCTAAAGCCACTACTTTAGATGTGCATGAACTCTATTATCTTCTCTCTGAGATCAAGGTTAAGGATATAATGACACCTAATCCCTACACTATAAATATTAATGATACTGTAGAAAAAGCAGCCGCCAAAATGCTGGATAAAAAAATCGAAGGCCTGCCTGTTGTTGACGATGATCAGAATGTGGTCGGTATCATTACTGATACGGATATATTTAAGGTTCTTGTCAATATCACCGGAGTTTACCTGGATGGGGTGCAGATGGGCTTTAAGCTCCCTAATGAGCCTGGTTCATTGAAAAAGATTCTGGATGACCTGAGGGCTCATAAAGCCAGAATTATAAGTATCCTCAGTGCATATGAGCAGCCGGAACCAGGGTTTAGACATGTCTACATCCGTATCCACGGTATGGAAAAAGCCGAAGAAAATAAGCTGCGAGCAGAACTTGAGCAAAAATACGACCTTCTTTTCTGGGTCAGAGATCATTTTTATCCGAAAGTTAGTTAA